A stretch of the Candidatus Zixiibacteriota bacterium genome encodes the following:
- a CDS encoding ABC transporter ATP-binding protein, with protein MSFASVTSLSKSYGDIKAVEDFSFEVNQGEIFALVGPDGAGKTTIMRSLCNLITRDAGEIIIKGMNVARDFEHIKMILGYMPQIFSLYPDLSVKENLKFYGGIYGIVREAFDKKAEYLYGFSNLKPFANRRAGALSGGMKQKLALSCSLIHEPELLILDEPTTGVDPLSRRQFWEILLELKQKGATIIVSTPYMDEVAKADRACFIFNGKKLVEGTPESLPDLFEGKLYWLDREPAAALLEKLESIDGLDARRFGAGIHLSVGPDDDVERHREALTAAGIEMSELKPIRADLEDCFIQFMERSL; from the coding sequence ATGAGCTTCGCAAGCGTTACAAGTCTTTCGAAATCGTACGGTGATATAAAAGCCGTTGAGGATTTCTCTTTCGAGGTCAATCAGGGGGAGATATTCGCCCTGGTGGGTCCCGATGGAGCCGGTAAAACAACGATAATGAGATCCCTGTGTAACCTGATAACAAGAGATGCGGGAGAAATCATCATTAAGGGTATGAACGTGGCGAGAGATTTTGAACACATCAAGATGATCCTGGGATATATGCCCCAGATATTCTCGCTGTATCCCGACCTGTCGGTGAAGGAAAATCTGAAATTCTATGGCGGCATATATGGTATAGTCAGGGAGGCCTTTGACAAAAAGGCAGAATACCTGTACGGGTTTTCGAACCTGAAGCCGTTCGCGAATCGTCGTGCGGGAGCGCTGTCCGGCGGCATGAAGCAGAAACTGGCTTTGTCATGTTCGTTGATTCACGAGCCGGAACTTCTGATTCTGGATGAACCCACCACAGGCGTGGACCCGCTCTCGCGCCGTCAGTTCTGGGAAATATTGCTGGAGCTGAAACAGAAGGGCGCGACTATAATTGTCTCGACTCCCTACATGGATGAGGTGGCCAAGGCCGACCGCGCCTGCTTTATTTTCAACGGTAAGAAGCTGGTGGAGGGTACCCCCGAGTCACTGCCCGACCTTTTTGAAGGAAAGTTATACTGGCTGGACCGGGAACCGGCCGCCGCGCTGCTTGAAAAGCTTGAGTCGATTGATGGGCTGGATGCCCGCAGATTTGGAGCGGGAATCCATTTGTCGGTCGGACCGGACGACGATGTAGAGCGGCATCGTGAAGCCTTGACAGCGGCAGGTATTGAAATGTCCGAACTTAAGCCGATCCGGGCGGACCTCGAGGACTGCTTCATACAGTTTATGGAGAGGTCGTTATGA
- a CDS encoding HlyD family efflux transporter periplasmic adaptor subunit, whose translation MKRLTVFLVTLLAISVGGCSSETGAPGGSGLLEADETIVSAETSGRVLSMAFDEGTTVNAGDTLLVIDPSRLELQLQSAEAGRKVALAQLESARLQLAKAKEAEAFASSERDRFAKLYQSGTTTRKQLDQLEFELSQAILSRKTAAAAMATLEAQLSQIDANMASINRELHDCYPLSPIGGVVTEKYVDQGELLKPGGAIAKVSLLGSLWVKVYLPAGNFARIEIGDSATVDTESGGKRYRGEVVWTSEEAEFTPKNVQTEQSRANLVYAVKVRMENTDGNLKIGMPVYVTLGE comes from the coding sequence ATGAAGCGATTGACCGTATTTCTGGTAACGTTGCTCGCGATTTCCGTCGGGGGTTGTAGTTCGGAAACGGGAGCGCCGGGCGGTTCCGGACTTCTGGAAGCCGATGAGACAATCGTCTCGGCGGAAACATCGGGTCGCGTGCTCTCGATGGCATTTGACGAGGGCACGACTGTCAATGCCGGTGACACCTTACTGGTCATAGATCCGAGCCGCCTGGAGCTTCAGCTTCAAAGCGCCGAGGCGGGCCGAAAAGTGGCGCTGGCGCAGCTTGAATCGGCGCGTCTTCAGCTCGCCAAGGCAAAAGAGGCCGAGGCGTTTGCATCGAGTGAGCGGGACCGGTTCGCAAAACTTTATCAGTCCGGAACAACCACGCGAAAGCAGCTGGACCAGCTTGAATTTGAACTCTCGCAGGCAATCCTCTCAAGAAAGACCGCGGCGGCGGCGATGGCCACTCTCGAGGCTCAGCTGTCACAAATCGACGCCAACATGGCCTCTATAAACCGCGAGCTTCACGACTGCTATCCCCTATCGCCTATCGGCGGGGTGGTAACGGAAAAATATGTTGATCAGGGCGAGCTTCTCAAACCCGGTGGCGCGATAGCGAAAGTGTCACTTCTTGGCTCCCTTTGGGTGAAAGTATACCTTCCTGCCGGGAATTTCGCGCGAATTGAAATTGGTGACAGCGCGACTGTCGATACGGAATCGGGCGGTAAGCGATACCGCGGCGAGGTCGTGTGGACATCCGAAGAGGCTGAATTTACTCCCAAGAACGTTCAGACCGAGCAGTCGCGCGCGAATCTCGTTTATGCGGTAAAGGTCCGGATGGAAAACACCGACGGCAATCTCAAGATAGGTATGCCGGTTTATGTAACTCTTGGTGAGTGA
- a CDS encoding TolC family protein codes for MKIKISLLLLLIPVIASMASAKEITINDAVGLARAHSYKLKASRAQAQAYQQNLKAAVSERMPTLSLDALASYKNEVAQLEIAIPGVYTLTRDFGFKETYLTDLRLTMPLFTGGRISGGIGLAQATRDYYEALSRASEDELILAARIEYLTLYRGDLLVDAAEARLKRAKVIRDDTQSLYDAGAADSVNILDASLALANAGLQLKQAQTYRRQSELRLLVLLGLEPTEHLDLIDVLSDPPESTQGFSGVSTEKPELLAASSSVEMSSSLYSLNRADYFPTLSAFAGYSWGKPNLDYFHDEFNDYFIVGARLNWSFNLGGKSQRKVSMSRHQLEAARNQYEQTREQLDQQARLVLENLKLALEEYRTAAENHRIASDNYRLVTDQHRQGVLAANRLIEIETSLSEAEASLASARVAYYMVLSQYYYATGSKKLEEGI; via the coding sequence ATGAAAATCAAAATATCATTACTTTTGCTGTTGATACCTGTGATAGCATCAATGGCTTCGGCGAAAGAGATCACTATTAATGACGCCGTGGGCCTGGCGCGGGCGCACTCGTACAAATTGAAAGCATCGCGGGCGCAGGCGCAGGCTTATCAGCAGAATCTCAAAGCCGCGGTCTCCGAGCGCATGCCGACATTATCGCTTGATGCGCTGGCATCGTACAAGAATGAAGTGGCGCAACTCGAGATCGCCATACCCGGCGTGTATACCTTGACCAGAGATTTCGGGTTCAAAGAGACCTACCTGACTGACCTGAGATTGACCATGCCGCTGTTTACCGGTGGTAGAATATCGGGAGGTATCGGCCTGGCGCAGGCAACGCGCGATTATTACGAAGCTCTCAGTAGAGCCAGCGAGGATGAACTCATTCTCGCGGCCCGGATTGAATATTTGACCCTCTACAGGGGGGATCTTCTTGTGGACGCCGCTGAAGCCCGTCTCAAGAGAGCGAAGGTAATACGCGATGATACTCAGTCGCTTTATGACGCCGGCGCCGCGGACTCGGTGAACATTCTTGATGCAAGTCTTGCTCTGGCGAATGCCGGGCTTCAGTTGAAGCAAGCTCAAACCTACCGTCGGCAAAGCGAACTTCGACTTCTCGTGTTGCTGGGCCTGGAACCGACGGAGCACCTCGATCTGATCGATGTCCTCTCGGACCCACCCGAAAGCACTCAGGGCTTTTCCGGCGTCTCAACAGAAAAACCGGAGTTGTTGGCCGCGTCATCATCGGTCGAAATGAGCAGTTCTCTCTATTCGTTAAACAGGGCCGATTACTTCCCCACGCTCTCCGCGTTTGCGGGGTACTCGTGGGGCAAACCGAATCTGGATTACTTTCATGATGAGTTCAACGATTACTTCATCGTTGGGGCAAGGCTGAACTGGTCGTTTAACCTAGGTGGCAAGTCACAGCGGAAGGTGTCAATGTCAAGACATCAACTTGAGGCCGCCCGCAACCAGTACGAGCAGACCCGCGAGCAGCTTGATCAGCAGGCGCGGCTCGTACTCGAAAACCTGAAACTGGCCCTGGAGGAGTACCGCACCGCTGCAGAGAATCACCGCATAGCGTCGGACAATTACCGTCTGGTAACGGATCAACATCGTCAAGGTGTGCTGGCAGCCAATCGGCTGATCGAAATCGAAACATCTTTAAGTGAGGCTGAAGCATCCCTGGCTTCGGCCAGGGTCGCTTACTACATGGTTCTGAGTCAGTATTACTATGCTACGGGGTCGAAAAAATTGGAGGAAGGAATATAA
- a CDS encoding TetR/AcrR family transcriptional regulator, whose product MTNINNGIASPGQKRTDTKERILKAAAVEFAKNGLAGARVDRIAAAAKVNKAMIYYHFSSKEKLYREVITDRLAQQLPTLRSELTGESGLESTLKNLLDFHVSIFFKEPSTIQLFLRELADPSSEIVKSIAKLMKDSGLPNEFVKALSAGARSGALRAVDGRQAMISFIAMSIGFFLMSSLFDKVWQFTNEPTFIEERKAAILDLFMNGVKAR is encoded by the coding sequence ATGACTAATATAAATAATGGTATTGCTTCTCCCGGCCAAAAAAGGACAGACACCAAAGAACGGATTCTGAAAGCAGCGGCGGTCGAATTCGCCAAAAACGGCCTCGCCGGAGCGCGTGTGGACAGAATTGCCGCGGCGGCCAAAGTCAACAAGGCCATGATTTACTATCACTTTTCATCCAAGGAGAAGCTTTACCGCGAGGTCATCACCGATCGTCTCGCCCAGCAGCTCCCAACCCTCCGTAGCGAGTTGACCGGCGAGTCAGGTCTCGAGTCAACACTGAAAAACCTGTTGGATTTCCACGTCAGCATCTTTTTCAAGGAGCCGTCCACAATTCAGCTCTTTCTGCGTGAACTCGCGGATCCTTCCAGCGAAATAGTCAAGAGCATCGCGAAGTTGATGAAGGATTCCGGGCTACCGAACGAGTTTGTAAAAGCATTGTCGGCAGGTGCCAGAAGCGGCGCGCTTCGCGCTGTCGATGGCCGTCAGGCGATGATATCCTTTATAGCGATGAGTATTGGTTTCTTTCTCATGTCCAGCTTGTTCGACAAAGTCTGGCAGTTCACCAACGAGCCCACTTTTATCGAAGAGAGAAAGGCGGCGATACTCGACCTATTTATGAATGGAGTGAAGGCGCGATGA
- a CDS encoding glycerophosphodiester phosphodiesterase, with protein MRLQKNIGESSRPLVIAHRGASKAARENTLDAFEKAISMGADAIEFDVRRTKDGVFVVHHDPSIEGSSAPLSRQTLDEARDAARSAGFELPTLEQTLNLYKNRIGLDIELKEEGYEQQIVVFIQAHVSADDVVITSFNDRSISEVKSYWPKVRTGLILGVDSPASFRVRISELYPLKRLKECRADLVAVNFHLLKFGFVRRMTRASYPVWVWTVDDTELAKRLINSGVDGIITDLPDLVRKI; from the coding sequence GTGAGATTGCAAAAGAACATTGGGGAATCTTCCCGCCCGCTCGTTATAGCTCACCGAGGAGCATCGAAGGCGGCGCGGGAGAATACTCTCGATGCGTTCGAGAAAGCGATCTCGATGGGCGCCGACGCGATCGAGTTCGACGTTCGCCGCACGAAGGACGGCGTGTTCGTGGTGCACCATGATCCGTCCATCGAAGGATCCTCTGCCCCGCTGAGCAGACAGACGCTTGACGAGGCCAGAGATGCTGCGCGTTCAGCAGGATTCGAATTGCCCACTCTCGAGCAGACCTTGAATCTGTATAAAAACAGAATAGGACTTGATATCGAGCTTAAGGAAGAAGGGTACGAACAACAGATCGTCGTCTTTATCCAGGCTCATGTCAGCGCTGATGACGTCGTTATCACTTCATTCAACGACAGGTCCATCAGTGAAGTAAAATCATATTGGCCGAAGGTTCGAACCGGTTTGATCCTCGGCGTTGACTCGCCGGCATCATTTCGAGTCAGAATCAGTGAATTGTATCCATTGAAACGGCTCAAGGAGTGCCGGGCTGATCTTGTGGCGGTGAACTTTCATCTTTTGAAATTCGGGTTCGTCCGGCGAATGACACGCGCCAGCTACCCGGTGTGGGTGTGGACAGTTGATGACACTGAACTGGCTAAGCGGTTGATAAACAGCGGGGTTGACGGTATCATAACTGACCTTCCTGATTTGGTCCGAAAAATCTGA
- a CDS encoding tetratricopeptide repeat protein yields MNSTKCDFRIVALAVIFAFLFATAVMAQQEPDTTTIEINGRIHSPSELLRLIERSNLVYELGEDTTLTMQHPEREVFRTPYYIDSSHGEWELRNYNMSDSGSQLLTIADGAFEARDFAAALELYKEVYDLDPSVSHILTLIGNCYFMLGDYRSAVSCFEMSIDSNYYDCWAHWFLADAAWIRGDSARAVEEITIAHLLNRNHEQLLENLVHYRQATGAGWEDWTFEPVYAINQDTSDAHRIEVRCNGDWCFYAVVKALWKYEPNYAETMLANIESPYDELMLQEREATICQLVATKGEDYTLELLDSNLLDYFIIYEITSRDNPDLLYRSTPETLKTFAKYLDTYH; encoded by the coding sequence ATGAATAGTACCAAATGTGACTTTAGGATTGTCGCGCTGGCTGTCATTTTCGCATTTCTGTTTGCCACGGCGGTGATGGCTCAGCAGGAGCCGGATACCACGACTATCGAAATAAATGGTAGAATTCATTCCCCATCGGAACTTTTGCGGCTGATAGAGAGATCCAATCTTGTTTATGAGCTTGGCGAAGACACGACGTTGACAATGCAGCATCCTGAGCGAGAAGTCTTCCGAACCCCCTATTACATCGACTCATCGCACGGAGAGTGGGAGCTGCGAAACTACAACATGAGCGATTCGGGCAGCCAGCTTCTGACCATAGCCGATGGAGCCTTTGAGGCGAGAGATTTCGCTGCGGCTCTGGAACTCTACAAAGAAGTGTACGACCTTGATCCATCGGTGAGCCACATTCTCACTCTTATCGGCAATTGCTATTTCATGCTCGGCGATTATAGAAGCGCTGTTTCCTGTTTTGAGATGTCCATTGACAGCAACTACTATGACTGCTGGGCCCACTGGTTTCTGGCAGACGCAGCCTGGATCCGCGGTGATAGCGCGCGAGCGGTCGAGGAGATTACGATCGCGCATCTTCTCAACCGAAATCACGAGCAGTTGCTGGAAAACCTGGTCCACTACCGGCAGGCGACCGGCGCCGGATGGGAGGATTGGACCTTTGAACCGGTCTATGCGATAAATCAGGATACGAGTGACGCGCATCGGATTGAGGTGAGATGCAACGGGGATTGGTGCTTCTATGCTGTCGTGAAAGCCTTGTGGAAATACGAACCGAATTACGCCGAGACAATGCTTGCCAATATCGAGTCGCCGTATGACGAACTGATGCTTCAGGAGCGAGAGGCGACTATCTGCCAGTTGGTCGCGACAAAGGGCGAGGACTATACACTGGAATTGCTCGACAGCAACCTGCTGGACTATTTTATCATTTACGAGATTACCTCGCGCGACAACCCTGATTTGTTGTACCGATCAACGCCTGAGACTCTTAAGACATTCGCCAAGTACCTGGACACTTATCACTGA
- the lysF gene encoding homoaconitase produces the protein MSDTRKSTGQNLVEKIAQRFAVGLEKDHIVRAGDYLSIRPAHVMTHDNTGAVIPKFKSIGASKIASPRQVVYTLDHNVQDTSEDNLAKYKKIEAFAKQMGVDFYPAGRGIGHQIMCEEGYAWPGTMVVASDSHSNMYGGLGCLGTPIVRTDAAAIWATGRTWWQVPPVAKVELRGRVQSGVTGKDVIIALCGFFNKDEVLNHAVEFVGDGLAALSIDERLTIANMTTEWGALAGVFPIDEITFNWLEQRIAFVEERGLAGVPSDADGKGKHPRMNRERLSILKKEGLRADNDAFYAKHLSLDLGTVTPYVSGPNHVKVMTPVPKMKGVKIHKAYLVSCVNSRVQDLAEAAEVVRGKKVADGVEFYIAAASSEVQAESERRGDWKALLDSGAIELPPGCGPCIGLGRGLLQDGEVGISATNRNFKGRMGSKTAQAYLASPAVVAASAIAGHIAMPFEMETAEIRASIETSQKASSGTAKVTIVDGFPEVVEGDVLFCHLDNLNTDGIYPGKYTYIDDFTPQQQAGVVMENYDPEFGKMAKEGDILVGGFNFGTGSSREQAATALKYRGIRLVIAGSFSETYKRNALNNGFLAIEAPDLVNDLKAKYGTQKLTIATKAKARVDFGKSKLEFDGKAYSIGPVGAAAQELILTDGLENWVKKNL, from the coding sequence ATGAGTGACACACGAAAGTCCACCGGTCAAAATCTGGTTGAGAAAATAGCCCAGCGATTCGCTGTCGGACTCGAAAAGGACCATATCGTAAGAGCCGGTGACTACCTTTCCATTCGCCCGGCTCACGTGATGACGCACGATAATACCGGCGCTGTAATCCCCAAATTCAAATCGATAGGCGCCTCGAAAATCGCCAGCCCCCGTCAAGTGGTTTATACTCTGGATCACAACGTACAGGACACCAGCGAAGATAATCTGGCCAAGTACAAAAAGATTGAGGCTTTTGCCAAACAGATGGGTGTCGATTTCTACCCGGCGGGCCGCGGGATTGGTCACCAGATTATGTGTGAAGAGGGTTATGCCTGGCCGGGCACGATGGTGGTAGCATCGGACAGTCACTCCAACATGTACGGAGGTCTCGGATGTCTCGGTACCCCGATCGTCAGAACCGACGCGGCTGCTATCTGGGCAACCGGTCGCACCTGGTGGCAGGTTCCGCCGGTGGCAAAGGTAGAATTGAGAGGAAGAGTTCAATCGGGCGTGACCGGCAAAGATGTGATTATCGCACTGTGCGGCTTTTTCAATAAAGACGAAGTGCTCAATCACGCGGTGGAGTTTGTCGGTGATGGTCTCGCGGCCCTTTCAATCGACGAAAGGCTGACAATCGCCAACATGACCACCGAGTGGGGTGCGCTCGCGGGAGTCTTCCCCATCGACGAAATTACGTTCAATTGGCTCGAACAACGGATCGCTTTTGTCGAGGAGCGCGGTCTGGCGGGTGTGCCATCGGATGCCGATGGCAAGGGGAAACATCCGCGCATGAATCGTGAGAGACTGTCCATTCTTAAGAAGGAGGGGCTTAGGGCCGACAATGACGCTTTTTATGCGAAGCATCTCTCACTCGATTTAGGTACGGTAACGCCGTATGTATCGGGCCCGAACCATGTCAAGGTGATGACCCCGGTCCCAAAAATGAAGGGTGTCAAGATACACAAAGCGTACCTGGTGTCGTGTGTGAACAGCCGTGTTCAGGATCTGGCCGAAGCAGCCGAGGTGGTGCGTGGCAAGAAAGTTGCCGATGGTGTCGAGTTTTATATAGCGGCGGCATCGAGCGAGGTTCAGGCCGAGAGCGAACGTCGCGGCGACTGGAAAGCCCTTCTCGACAGCGGCGCGATTGAGCTCCCCCCCGGATGCGGACCTTGTATTGGTCTGGGCAGAGGACTATTGCAAGATGGAGAGGTTGGCATATCGGCTACCAATCGCAATTTCAAGGGACGGATGGGTTCGAAAACGGCGCAGGCTTATCTCGCTTCTCCGGCGGTGGTAGCGGCATCGGCCATAGCCGGGCACATAGCTATGCCGTTCGAAATGGAAACAGCAGAAATTAGAGCGTCGATTGAGACATCCCAAAAAGCATCCAGTGGAACCGCCAAGGTGACTATCGTAGATGGATTCCCGGAGGTTGTCGAGGGGGACGTGCTTTTTTGCCATCTCGACAATCTGAACACCGACGGTATCTATCCGGGCAAATATACCTATATCGACGACTTCACGCCCCAGCAACAGGCCGGCGTGGTGATGGAGAATTATGATCCGGAGTTCGGCAAGATGGCGAAAGAGGGTGATATTCTTGTCGGCGGGTTTAATTTCGGAACGGGTTCATCGCGCGAACAGGCCGCTACGGCTCTCAAATACAGGGGCATTCGCCTGGTCATCGCCGGCTCGTTCAGTGAGACTTACAAACGCAACGCTCTTAACAACGGTTTTTTGGCTATCGAGGCTCCTGATCTTGTGAATGACCTGAAGGCCAAATATGGCACACAGAAGCTGACGATTGCCACGAAAGCAAAGGCAAGGGTTGATTTCGGCAAATCAAAGCTTGAGTTCGATGGTAAGGCGTATTCTATCGGTCCGGTGGGCGCGGCTGCGCAGGAGTTGATCTTGACCGATGGCCTTGAGAACTGGGTGAAGAAGAATTTGTAG
- a CDS encoding TetR/AcrR family transcriptional regulator: protein MKVVVPDRKAQIIQQATRLFADDGFDKVTIKELADACGITEPALYRHFSSKDAIYDAVLDSIERRLSSQHLFAQLSNENDLSTLLETTARHILDYFTQNQDVYRLMLFSALREHSKAKRVFQLIRGSYVRFLLAHLDRLYEQGKVVKKNNEITARCFIGMVFDCAMNITLWKGFQGKDFKPNEVIANNIPIYVRGLQNH from the coding sequence ATGAAGGTCGTTGTTCCCGATAGAAAAGCACAGATTATACAGCAGGCGACCCGGCTGTTTGCCGACGATGGTTTCGACAAAGTCACAATCAAGGAGTTGGCTGATGCTTGCGGCATAACCGAGCCTGCCCTCTACAGGCATTTTTCATCGAAAGACGCCATCTACGACGCTGTTCTGGATTCAATCGAGAGGCGCCTCAGTTCTCAGCATTTGTTCGCTCAGTTAAGCAATGAGAATGATCTGTCAACGCTACTTGAAACAACAGCCCGGCACATTCTGGATTATTTTACACAGAACCAGGATGTTTATCGACTGATGCTCTTCTCCGCGCTCCGTGAGCATTCTAAGGCCAAGAGGGTCTTTCAACTGATTCGTGGATCTTATGTTCGTTTTCTGCTGGCACATCTGGATCGTCTGTACGAGCAGGGAAAAGTAGTAAAGAAAAACAATGAGATAACGGCTCGGTGTTTTATCGGGATGGTGTTCGACTGTGCCATGAATATCACTCTCTGGAAGGGGTTCCAGGGAAAGGACTTCAAACCGAATGAGGTGATTGCCAATAACATTCCCATATATGTACGAGGGCTGCAGAATCACTGA
- a CDS encoding NapC/NirT family cytochrome c, producing the protein MADNKKRTLYRHPLAAVGGAIFSAGVFLFLILLVIDITSPVDNPYRSLVTFVIAPFIITLGFILFLLAIWLQVRTARRRGESVRFNLSVDPTDPNYMRNLWLFLGLSAVLIFLVVYSGKEAYDATDSVAFCGETCHTVMEPQNVTYHNSAHARVPCVECHIGPGASFYVRSKIDGIRQLWATALNTYSRPIETPVENLRPAQETCEECHWPRQFYGEKLVTHTYYRTDEANSPWTIKMLVKIGGGNPRTGILEGIHWHMIGSNTIEYAASDRKRQVINWLRLITNTGDTVIYSRPDEDLPDFNDPETEVRRFDCMDCHNRPSHSFLAPATSLNLALSTGQISSDLKYIRQVGLDLLNAEYENRDQANEAMSVGLIEYYQENYPDLAENKIDEIDQATDILLRIYNQNFFPEMKTDYRVRENNLSHFVNDGCFRCHDGTMVSEDGKPLSHDCGTCHLIVSQGPSKNVSELEANLGGLTFQHPEDIDQAWKEFKCTECHTPESGY; encoded by the coding sequence ATGGCGGACAACAAAAAACGTACTCTTTACCGGCATCCCCTCGCCGCAGTTGGCGGCGCAATCTTTTCAGCGGGTGTCTTTCTCTTTCTGATTCTACTGGTTATCGACATCACCAGCCCGGTCGACAACCCTTATCGATCACTGGTGACGTTCGTTATAGCTCCGTTTATCATTACTCTCGGATTTATCCTGTTTCTGCTGGCCATATGGCTGCAGGTCAGAACCGCGCGCAGACGGGGTGAATCGGTCCGGTTCAATCTCTCGGTTGATCCGACCGACCCCAATTACATGCGCAACCTGTGGCTTTTTCTCGGCTTATCCGCGGTCCTTATATTCCTGGTCGTATACAGCGGCAAGGAAGCCTATGACGCCACCGATTCGGTCGCCTTTTGCGGAGAAACCTGTCACACTGTCATGGAGCCTCAGAATGTAACCTATCATAACTCAGCCCACGCCCGGGTGCCATGCGTTGAGTGTCATATCGGCCCGGGGGCGTCGTTCTATGTTCGTTCCAAGATAGATGGTATCCGTCAGTTGTGGGCCACCGCGTTGAATACATATTCGCGACCGATCGAAACACCGGTGGAGAATCTTCGACCGGCGCAGGAGACCTGCGAAGAATGCCACTGGCCGAGACAGTTCTACGGTGAAAAGCTGGTCACTCATACTTATTATCGTACCGATGAGGCCAACAGTCCGTGGACAATCAAAATGCTGGTCAAAATCGGCGGTGGTAATCCCCGTACGGGCATCCTCGAAGGTATCCACTGGCACATGATCGGTTCCAACACCATCGAATATGCAGCTTCGGATCGCAAGCGTCAGGTTATCAACTGGCTGCGCCTGATTACGAATACCGGAGATACGGTCATATATAGCCGCCCCGATGAAGACTTGCCGGACTTTAATGATCCCGAAACGGAAGTGCGCAGGTTTGACTGTATGGACTGTCACAACCGACCGAGCCACTCGTTTCTGGCGCCGGCAACGAGCCTGAATCTGGCTCTGTCAACCGGTCAAATATCGTCTGATCTGAAATATATCCGGCAGGTGGGCCTCGATCTTCTCAATGCGGAATACGAAAATCGCGATCAGGCCAACGAAGCCATGTCGGTTGGCTTGATTGAATACTATCAGGAAAACTATCCCGACCTGGCGGAAAACAAGATCGATGAAATAGATCAGGCAACCGACATACTCCTGCGTATTTACAACCAGAATTTCTTCCCGGAGATGAAGACCGATTACCGCGTGAGGGAGAATAACCTCAGCCATTTCGTGAATGACGGCTGCTTTCGGTGCCACGACGGCACAATGGTCAGCGAAGACGGCAAGCCCCTCTCCCACGATTGCGGTACGTGTCACCTGATAGTCTCACAGGGACCATCGAAAAACGTCAGCGAGCTCGAGGCGAATCTTGGCGGCCTTACTTTTCAGCATCCGGAAGATATTGACCAGGCCTGGAAAGAGTTTAAGTGCACCGAATGCCATACCCCGGAATCCGGTTATTAG